The sequence GGCTGTGCCGCCGTGGTTGTCCACGTAAAAGTGGTATTCAACAAAAAAAGGGGCCAGCACAATCACCTCGTCACCAGGATCGAGCAACGACTTCAGCACCACGTTCAGTCCCCCGGCGGCGCCGCAGGTCATCAGGATATCGTCCCGGCCCAGGGTCACCCCCTGCTCCCTGGATATCTGGCCGGCCACCGCGGCCCGCACCTGGGGATAGCCGTTATTGGGCATATAGCTGTGGATTCCCGGCCCTTCCATTGCGGCTATCCGGGCGATGGCCCGGCTGAACTCGGCCGGCGGCGGCAGATCCGGGTTGCCGAGGCTGAAGTCAAAGACGTTTTCCGCGCCATGCTCAGCCTTCATCCGGGCCCCTTCCTCGAACATCTTCCTGATCCAGGATGACCGCTCTGCAAACTCGTTCATTTTTTTTGATATCGCCATGATCTGATTCCTCTCAATAACGGTGTGGTATCGGAAACTCTTTAAGCGGCATTTACAGTTTACGTCTGTCAACAATACGATCGGCCTTGCCTTCCGACCGTTCCAGGGATTTCTCCTCAACCAGCTTGATGTCCACCGAGATGCCCAGTTCCGTGGCCAGCTGTTTTTTGATCAGATCGACCATCTGCCGCTGCTTGCGCATCTGGTCGAAGAAAATCGACTCCACAACCTCCACCAGCACGGTGATTTTGTCAAGCCGTCCGTCCCGTTCCACCACGATCTGGTAATGGGGCTTGGTGCCCTCGATCTCGAACAGGACATTTTCGATCTGGGAGGGATATACATTGACCCCCTTGATGATCAACATATCGTCGGTGCGGCCCAGCACCCGCTCCATCCGGTAAAGGGTCCTGCCGCAGGGACAGGGCCCGGTGATCAGCCGGGTCAGGTCCCGGGTCCGGTAACGGATCACCGGGAATGCCTCCTTGAAAAGGGTGGTGATCACCAACTCGCCCACCTCGCCGGGCCGGACCGGCTCCAGGGTCTCCGGGTCGATTATCTCGACCAGAAACTGATCCTCGTTGATGTGCAGCCCGTTTCTTTCCAGGCACTCCCCGGCCACCCCGGGCCCCATCACCTCACTCAGGCCGTAGTTGTCGGTGGCCACGATCCGCAGCCGGTTCTGGATCTCGGTGCGCATCGCCTCGGACCAGGGCTCGCCGCCGAACAACCCGTACTTCAGGGAGAGGGCGCTGATGCTGATATTCTTTTCCGCCATGATATCGGCCAGCAGCAGGGCATAGCTGGGGGTGCAGACCAGGGCCGTGGTCCGGAAATCCTGCATGATCCGGATCTGCCGCTTGGTGTTGCCGCTGGAAATGGGGATCACCGAGGCCCCGACCCGCTCGGCCCCGTAATGCAGGCCGAAACCGCCGGTGAACATGCCGTAGCCGAATGCGATCTGGACCACGTCGTCCTTGCCTACCCCGGCAGCGGTAAGAATCCGGGCCACCATGTCGGACCAGTTCCTGATATCGTTTCTGGTGTAGCCGACCACGGTGGCCTGGCCGGTGGTGCCGGAAGAGGAGTGCACCCTGACCACCTCCCTGAGCGGCACGGCAAAGAGACCGTAGGGATAGTTGTCGCGCAGGTCCTGCTTGGTGGTAAAGGGCAGCGACCGCAGTTCGGCCAGCGACCGGAAGCCGTCCGGGTCCACCCGCAGTTCCTTGAATTTCTTGCGGTAGAAGGGCACATGGGTTGCGACCCGGTACAGGGTCGACTGCAGCCTTTCCAGTTGCAGTTGCTCAAGGTCGTCCCGGCCCATGCATTCTTTTTCCTGGTCCCAATACATAATAACCTCGTAAAAAAATAGTTCCAACCGTTCGAACGTTCAAACAGTGCAAACACTCAAACGGTCCAAACGGTTATTCACCAACATCCCGGCCCAGATAGGCCCGCTGCACGTCCCGGTTGGCCAACAGGTCATCGCCAGGTCCCTGGACGATTATCTTGCCGGTCTCCAGGACATAGCCCCGGTCGGCGATTTTAAGGGCCGCCTTGGCGTTCTGCTCCACCAGCAGCACGGTCTTGCCGCTATCCCGGAGGGTGGCGATGACCCGGAAGATATCCTTGACAATCAGTGGGGCCAGCCCGGTGGAGGGTTCGTCCATCATCACCAGGGCGGGCCTGGCCATCAGTGCCCGGCCCATGGCCAGCATCTGCTGCTCGCCGCCGGACAGGGTACCGGCCAGTTGGTTACGCCGTTCCTTAAGGAGCGGAAAAAGCTCATAAACGGCAGCCATTTCTTGTGGCACCGCATCCTTGTTTTTTTTCGACTGTACATAACCACCGAGGACCAGGTTTTCTTCAACCGACATGGTGGCAAATACCTGGCGTCCCTCCGGCACCAGGGAACAGCCCATGCCGACTATCTTCTGCGGCGCCACCCGGTTTAAATCATCACCCATAAATGATATTTGACCGGCAGTAACCCGGATCAGACCGGCAATGGTATGCAGCAAGGTGGTCTTGCCGGCGCCGTTGGCGCCGATAATGGTGACGATCTCACCGGGATCCACATGCATGGATATCCGTTTCAGGACCCTGAGCTTGCCGTAGCCCGCCTCCAGGTTTCTTATCCTAAGCATCCTCGTGCCGCCTCGACATCTCTGTTATTCCCGTTTTCGCCTGTCTCTTCTTCAACATTCTACATTTTTAATTCTGCATTCGACATTTATTTTCTATTCCTCTTCTCCCAGATAGACCCGGATCACCTCCGGGTTCTGCTGGATTGAGCCTGGCAGGCCCTCTGCAATCTTCCGGCCGAAACTCAACACCACGACCTCGTCGGATATGTCCATGACCAGCGACATGTCGTGTTCAACCAGGAGCACGGTTACCCCCTGGTTCCGGATGGCGGAGATCATCGCGCCGATCTCGGCGGTCTCGTAGATATTGAGGCCGGCGGCCGGCTCATCCAGAAGGAGCAAGCTGGGCTCGGTGGCCAGGGCCCGGGCAAACTCCACCGCCCGCTGCTGCCCGAAGGCGAGGTTGGTCACCTCGGTATCGGCTTGGTCGGCAATACCCATAAATTCGAGAAGTTCCATGGACTTCTCCAGAATCTCCCGCTCCTCCCGCCAGGTCCGGGGCAGGTTGAGCATCCCGGCGATAAACCCGGCCCGGCTGCGGATATGCCGGCCGACCATCACATTCTCCAGGGCGGTCATCCCGTGGAACAGTTTGATATTCTGGTAGGTCCGCGACAGACCCCGGCGGGCGATCTGAAAGGGCCTCTTGTTCTGGATGGTCCTGCCGTCAAAAAGAACCGTGCCGGAGTCAGTGGCCAGGTTGCCGGCGATCAGGTTGAACAAGGTGGTCTTGCCGGCGCCGTTGGGGCCGATGACCGCCTTGATCATCCCGCGCTCCATGGTAAAACCGACCTTGTTGACCGCCTTCAGGCCGCCAAAGGAACGGCAGAGATTGTCTATTTCGAGAAAGGCCATATATTAACAAACCGTTTGAACGTTTGAACCGTTTAAGCGTTTGAACGATATTGCCACTATTTCCCCCTGCCGGCCAGGGCCTTTACCCTTGCCAGGAGGTGCAGCCGCAGAATCCCCTCCGGGGCAAACAGCATGATCAGGATCAGAATGACCCCGAACACCGCATCGTCGTAAGAGCCGAACACCCCCCTGAGCGACAGGAAGTTCAACACCACCCCCATGATCATGGCCCCCCAGAGGTTGGCCATGCCGCCCACGGCAACGATGGCCACGTAGCGGACCGATTTCATCACCCCGGCCTCGGACGGGCCGATGCCGCCGTTGTAATGGGTTAAAAATACCCCGCCCAGGGCGGCGAACGCCGCACTGAGGACAAAGGTATAGAGCTTGTAGCGGGCCGTATTGACCCCCATGGCATTGGCCGCCTCCTCGGCGCCGTGGATGGAGCGCAAGGCCCGGCCGACCCGGGAATGGATCAGGTTGAGCAGCAGCACCATACAGATGATGAGGATGCCCCAGGCAATGTAGTAGTTGAACACCCGGGCCTTGAAGCTGCCGCTTACCTCAACACCGGGAAAAACGAAAAATCCCGGCACCTCGGAGATGCCGTCCGCCTCGCCGAAATAGGGGCTGGCCAGGGCGATCCGGAAGATGATGATCCCGAACCCCAGGGTGGCCATGGCCAGGTAATGACCTTTCAGCTTGAGTACCGGCCCGCCCAGGGCAAAGGCGATGACCATCGCGGCCAGAATGGCGATGATACAGGCGGGCCAGGGATGCACGGTAAGCAGGCTGTCGCCGTACAGGCCCTGGCGGGAGACCAGGATCCCCAGCCTGTCCAGCAGGGCCACCAGCGGCTGGTCCTGCATGGCTATCAGATTATGGGTGGTCAGGGAGGCGGCGAGATAGCCGCCAATGGCGAAGAAACCGGCATGACCAAGGGAAAGCTGGCCGGCATAGCCCATGACCACACAGAGACCGATCACCACCAGCGAGTAGTAGGCCGACATGGTCAACTGGGTCAGGTAATAGGCGGTGCCGGTCAATTGGGTGGCCAACTGGACGGTGATCACCACAACCAGCAGCATTGCCACCGGGATATAGCGCTTGAACCCGTGCATCAGAATTCCTTCAGGCTGGCCGCTTCACTGCAGCCGAACAGGCCGTGCGGCCGGACAAAAAGGATCAACAGCAGGATGGAGGTGGCAATGGCGTCCTGAAAGGCCAGCGGCAGCACCGAGATACTGAACGACTCGATGATCCCCAGGAGCAGACCGGCGGCCACCGCGGCCATGCTGTTGCCCAGTCCGCCGATAATGGCCACGGTAAACCCCTTGATCGCCAGCCCGGGTCCCATCTCATACTGGGTATAGGTGATCGGCGACATCACGCAGCCGGCCACCGCGCCGATCCCGGCGCTGAGCATAAAGGAGAGGGTCACCATGTTCTTGGGGTTGATCCCGCAGAGGATGGCGGCCCGGCGGTTGGCGGCGCAGGCCCGCATCTCCCGGCCCAGGGAACTCAGTTTGAAAAAGAGGCTCAGGCCGGCGACCATCACCGAACAGACCCCGATCACCCAGAGCACCTGGGGCGATATCCTGCTCCCCAGAATGGAGATCGAGGTCACCTCGTTACCGACAAAGTAGGGCAGCGACCGGACGCTCTCCCCCCAGATGTGCAGGGCCGCCTCTCTGACCAGAATGGAAAGTCCGATGGTGATGATGATCATCCGCAGAACCGACGGGCTCTCCAGCCAGCGGATAAAAAAAATCTCGATCAGGGCGCCGATGAGCATCGTCGCAATCACCGCCAGGATGATGGCCGGCAGGAGCGGCATGAACTGGTCCAGGGAAATGGCGATCATCCCGCCCAGCATGACGAATTCGCCCTGGGCGAAGTTGATGATCCCGGTGGTGTTGTAGATGATGTTAAAACCGATGGCAACTATGGCATAGATGATGCCATAGGTTATGCCGGCGAACAGGTATTGGCTGAAGAGTTCGAGATTCATCAGGCGTGCCGGCAACGGGCCGGGAAAAAGGCTGCTTGGGTTATCGCCCGGAACGGCTCACAGAAAGCAGGTGAACAGGGAGGTCCCTGTTCACCTGCGCAACCGCTCCTTGGTCCAGCCATGCCGGTTTATATGAAAGTCGTGCCGGACAAAGCCCGCTGTCCGGGGAGATTTTCATTGCTGGTTGTGACTGCGGCCCAAAAGTTTGGTCCAGCCATGCTGGTTTATATGAAAGTCGTGCCGGACAAAGCCCGCTGTCCGGGGAGATTTTCATTGCTGGTTGTGACTGCGGCCCAAAAGTTTGGTCCAGCCATGCTGGTTAGTGGTAGATTACGAACTTGCCGTCTTTTACGGTCAGCATCTCAAAGGAATCCATGCCCAGGCCGTTATGGTCCTCGGCCGAGAAGTTAAAAACCCCGCCGGTACCGGCAAGACCTTGGAGATTCTCAATGGCGTCGCGGACCTTGGCCGGATCATCGGAGCCGGCCTTTTTAATGGCCGCCACCAGGATGGTCAAGGCGTCATAGGCATGGCCGCCAAAGGTGGAGGCGGCCTCGTTGTACCTGGACTCGTAATCATGCTTGTATTTGGTCAGCAGGGCCTTCTGGGGATTGTCGTCGGGCAGGCTGTCAACCACCAGCAGCCGGCCGGCCGGAAAGATGATCCCCTCGGCCGCGGCCCCGGCGGCCTGCACATACTTGATGTTGCCAAAGCCATGGCTCTGGAACAACGGCACGTCCCAGCCGGCCTGGCGCATGTTCTTGGCCACAATGGCCTGGGCCGGAACGATGGACCAGTTGATCACTGCCTGGACATCCTTGTGGGCCATGAGCTTGGCCACCAGGGCGGACAGATCAGTGGCCTTCTTGTCGTACACCTCGCTTACCACCACCTTGATGCCGAACTCCGGGGCAAGCTTCTCAAGCTGGCCCTTGCCCGCCTTGCCGAAGCCGGTGTTGCCCACCACCACCGCGATCTTGTTGATCCCCATCTTCTGCATCTCCATGAAGATCTTCTTGACCGCAAAGCTGTCCTTCTGGGGGGTCTTGAAGACATACTTGGCCACCGGGTTGACAATCACCTCGGCGGCGCCGCAGGAGATCATGATGGTCTTGGCCTGCTCAACGATGTTCTTCATTTTCATGCTCTCGCCGCTGGTGGACGGTCCCAGGATGGCGAACACCTTGTCTTCCTCAATGAGTTGCTTGGTAAAAGAGATCGCCTTTTCCGGGTTGGCGCCGGAATCCTTGATAATCAGGTCGATCTTATCGCCGTTGATCCCGCCGTTGGCATTGATCTCCTCCACCATCATCTCCAGGGTACGCGCCTCCGGGCCGCCCAGAAACGAGGCCCCCCCGGTGACCGCCAGGATGGCGCCGATCTTGATGGTCTTGGCAAGTGCCTGCCCGGGCAGCATAAATGCCACCACAGCGGCACAACAGACAAAAATGGCCAATAAGTTTGTGTGCAGTTTTCCTTTCACCTTGTTTCTCCTTTCAGTGACTGTTGTTGCGGTTGTTTTCCCCCAAAAAGACATCTTGCTCCTTACACCCTGCTAAACAGAATAAACCTCATCGGCCGACAGGATCCGGATGTCGGCCTTCAGCAGGGCATTGATTGCCCGATCAAGCTCGTCGAACCGGAAAATCAGCAGGGCCTTGTCCTTGCCGTGGGTGATAACGGCATACATATATTCAACATTAAGCCCCGCCTGTTTGATGACCTGTAGAACCGCGCCCAGACCGCCGGGCCGGTCCACGACCTCCACGGCCACCACCTCGGCAACGGCCACGGTAAAGCCGTTCTCCTTGAGGATCCGTCTGGCCCTGGCCGGATCGTCCACCACCAGGCGCAGGATGCCGAAGTCAGCGGTATCGGCCAGGGACAGGGCCCTGATATTGATATCGTGATCAGCCAGGGTCTGGCTGATATCCGCCAGACGACCGGAACGATTCTCCAGAAATACGGCAATCTGTTCAACTTTCATCTCTTCCTCACAATACGTTACTTTTTATTCGGAAACCACCATTTTCCGGATAAAAAGACGCCGGCTCCAAGGCGTATGGATACGGACGGGAATCCTTCCTTGCGCTGGTAACCCTCCGCCCGTGGCCTTAAATATTACGATTATCGATTACCCGCTGTGCCTTGCCTTCACTCCGCTGGATGGTTTTCGGTTCCACCAGCTTGACCCTGCAGGTCACCCCGAGCATCCCCTTGATCTCATTTTCTATTTTTCGACTCACACCCTCCAGCTGCTTGATCTCGTCGGAGAAGATCGCCTCGCTGACCTCGACCAGGATCCGCATGGTGTCCAGGGAACCCTCGCGGTTGACCTCGATCTGGTAGTGGGGTTCCACCCCGTCGATACTCATCAGCACGTGCTCCACCTGGGAGGGGAAGACATTGACCCCCCGGATGATCAGCATGTCGTCGGTGCGGCCGGTGACCTTGGGCATCCGGAAAAAGGTGCGGCCGCAGGTGCAGGGTTCGGCGATCAGCCGGGAGATGTCCTTGGTCCGGTAACGGATCACCGGAAAGGCCTCCTTGGTAATGGTGGTGAACACCAGCTCACCGTCCTCGCCCGGCGGCAGCGGCTCAAAGGTATCGGGGTCGACTATTTCCGGCAGGAAATGGTCCTCCATGAGGTGGAGCCCCTTCTGCTCCTCGATACACTCGGCCGCCACCCCCGGGCCGATGATCTCGCTCAAGCCGTAGATATCAATGGCCTTGATGTGGAGCTTGCGCTCGATCTCGTCACGCATGTTCTCGCTCCACGGCTCGGCGCCGAACACCCCGACCCGGAGTTTCAGGCTCTTGGGGTCCACCCCCATATCGGCCATGGTGTCGGCGATATTCAGGGCATAGGACGGGGTTGACAACAGGACCGTGGAACCGAAATCGCGCATAAGGGTAATCTGCCGCTTGGTGTTGCCCCCGGAGATGGGGATCACCGCGGCGCCGATCTTCTCGGCCCCGTAATGGGCCCCCAGTCCGCCGGTGAACAGCCCGTAGCCATAGGCGTTCTGCACCACATCGCCGCGGCCCACCCCGGCGGCGGACAGGGTCCGGGCCATCAACTCGGCCCAGATGCCGATGTCCCGCCTGGTATAGCCCACCACCGTGGGCTGGCCGGTGGTGCCGGAAGAGGCATGGATCCGCACCACCCGCTCCAGGGGTACGGTGAACAGGCCAAAGGGATAGTTCTTGCGCAGGTCCTCCTTGGTGGTAAAGGGCAGCCGCTTGATATCGGCCAGGGTCTTGATCTCACCCGGCTCGACTCCGGCCGCCTCCATCTTGGCCCGATAATAGGGCACAACGGCGTAGACCCGCTCGACCTGGGCCTGCAGCCGGCGCAGCTGCAGGGCGGCCAGGTCCTCCCGCGGCATGGTTTCATATTCCTCGTTCCAGATCATGACAATCTTCCTCTTACAGCTATTGCGTGTTGGTATGGTTCCCGGTGCGGCCGACCGGCTTACTTTCCCCCGGCCCGGCGTCCTTTTTGAAAGGCCTTCATATTGGCCTCACGAAACCGGGGCGGCACCCGCTTTTCAATAACCTTGACAAACTCCTGCTCGGCAACCGGCATAAAGACCGACATCGCCCCCACCAGGACCACGTTGGCGGCCCGGATCTCGCCCGCCTCCTTGGCCAGGGCAAAACCGTCCACCGGCACCACCGCGAGCCCTCTTTGTTCAAGCTGGGCCAGGCTGTCCCCGGGATAGGCCAGCTTACCGGTTGCCACTGCCGGCGGCAGGATCTTCTGGGTATTGACAATCACCCGGCTCTTTTTATGAAGATAGGGCAGATAGCGGACCGCCTCCAGCTGCTCAAAGGCCACCAGGATATCAACGGTGCCCGGTTCGATCAGGGGCGAGTAAACCTTTTTGCCGAAGCGCAGATGCGCCTCCACCGAGCCGCCGCGCTGGGCCATGCCGTGCACCTCGCTTTTCTTGACATCGAGCCCGGTTGCCAGGAGTACATGGGCGGTGATCTCGCTGGCCAGCAGAATCCCCTGGCCGCCGACCCCGCAGAATAAAATATTGCCGCTGGTATCCATTTAGTTCTCCTCCCTGGCAATGGCCTCAAACTTACACAGCGCAACGCACTGCCCGCAGCCGTTGCACACCTCCTCGCTGATTTGGGAGAAGCCCTTTTGTTTTTCCTTATATCCCCGTTCCTTGGCCTCGGCCGGGGTCAAGGGGGTCCATTGGATCGCCGGGCAGCCCAACCGGATACAGACACCGCAGCCGGTACACTTGGCAATGATCGTCCCATAGGGATATTTTTTCCGTTTCTTCTCCGCCGGGATCAGCACACAGGGCGCCCGGGTGATGACCACCGAAACCTCCGGCCTTTCGATCTCCTCTTTCAGGGCCGCCCGAGTCGCCTTCAGATCATGTGGGTTGACGGTCTGTACATGTTTGACCCCCACGGCCCGGCAGAGCTGCTCGAAATCAATGGCATTGGCTGGCTCGCCCATCAGGGTGGCGCCGGAGGCCGGGTTGGGCTGGTGGCCGGTCATCGCGGTTATCCGGTTGTCAAGAATGACAACCGTACCAAAATCCTTGTTATAGACCATATTGATCAGGCCGGTGATCCCGGAATGGATAAAGGTGGAGTCGCCGATAACCGCCACCACCTTGCCCTGGCCGTCCGCGCCCAATGCCTTGGCCATGCCGTGGGCCACCCCGATGCTTGCTCCCATGCAGACACAGGAATCCATGGCCGAAAGCGGCGGCAGAAAACCCAGGGTATAACAGCCGATATCGCCGGACACAAAGACACCCATCCGGGAAAGGCAATAGAACAGGCCGCGGTGGGGACAGCCGGCGCACATGTTCGGCGGCCGGGGCATCACCGGCACCGGTTCGAACTCCACCCGGCCGGGCTCGTTGCTGATCGCCTGCCGGACCAGCGCAACGTTCAGTTCGCCGATCGCCGGGATCAGATCCTTGCCATGACAGGAAATGCCCATGGCCTTGATCTGCAACTCGATAAAGGGATCCAGTTCCTCGACCACATAGAGGGTCTCCACCTGGCGGGCAAAGTCGCGGATCATCTTTTCAGGCAGCGGCTGCACCATGCCCAGCTTGAGTACCGATGCCTCGGGGAACGCCTCCTTGACATAGAGATAGGAGACCCCGCTGGTAATAAAACCCTTTTGTTTATCGCCCCATTCGACCCGGTTTTCTTCAAACTGCTCGGCGAACCGGGCAAGTTGCCGCTGCCGCTCACCAATGACCACCCGCCGCTGCCGGGCATTGGCCGGCAGCATGACGAACTTGGCCGGCATCTTTTCAATACCCGGCTCTGCCGCGGGCAGGGTCCGGGCCGGCTCGGGTCTGACCACCCCCTTGACATGGGCGATCCTGGTGCAGGTTCTGAGCAGTACCGGGGTATCGAACTGCTCGCTTACTGCAAAGGCCAGGTGCAGGAACTCCTTGGCCTCGGCCGGGTCCGACGGCTCCAGCATGGGCAGTTTGGCGCTAAAGGCATAGTTGCGGCTGTCCTGCTCGTTCTGGGAACTGTGCATGGTCGGGTCGTCGGCAACAATCACCACCAGCCCGCCGCGGCCGCCGGTATAGGAGGCGGTAAAAAGCGGGTCAGCCGCCACGTTCAGCCCGACATGCTTCATGGTGGCCATGGCCCGGACCCCGGCGAACGAGGCGCCGATGACAACCTCCAGGGCCACCTTTTCATTGGGAGCCCATTCGGTATACACGTCGTCATAACGGGTGAGGTTTTCAAGAATCTCGGTGGACGGGGTGCCGGGGTAGCCGGAGGCGACCTTGACCCCGGCCTCATGCGCACCCAGGGCAATGGCTTCGTTTCCGGAAAACCAGAGCCGGTCTTCCACTGTTTTTTTCTGCGTCACGTTTTCCTCTTGCTGGTCTGTTTCCGGCCTGGGCCGGTTTTAA is a genomic window of Desulfobacterales bacterium containing:
- a CDS encoding phenylacetate--CoA ligase, producing the protein MYWDQEKECMGRDDLEQLQLERLQSTLYRVATHVPFYRKKFKELRVDPDGFRSLAELRSLPFTTKQDLRDNYPYGLFAVPLREVVRVHSSSGTTGQATVVGYTRNDIRNWSDMVARILTAAGVGKDDVVQIAFGYGMFTGGFGLHYGAERVGASVIPISSGNTKRQIRIMQDFRTTALVCTPSYALLLADIMAEKNISISALSLKYGLFGGEPWSEAMRTEIQNRLRIVATDNYGLSEVMGPGVAGECLERNGLHINEDQFLVEIIDPETLEPVRPGEVGELVITTLFKEAFPVIRYRTRDLTRLITGPCPCGRTLYRMERVLGRTDDMLIIKGVNVYPSQIENVLFEIEGTKPHYQIVVERDGRLDKITVLVEVVESIFFDQMRKQRQMVDLIKKQLATELGISVDIKLVEEKSLERSEGKADRIVDRRKL
- a CDS encoding ABC transporter ATP-binding protein, which translates into the protein MLRIRNLEAGYGKLRVLKRISMHVDPGEIVTIIGANGAGKTTLLHTIAGLIRVTAGQISFMGDDLNRVAPQKIVGMGCSLVPEGRQVFATMSVEENLVLGGYVQSKKNKDAVPQEMAAVYELFPLLKERRNQLAGTLSGGEQQMLAMGRALMARPALVMMDEPSTGLAPLIVKDIFRVIATLRDSGKTVLLVEQNAKAALKIADRGYVLETGKIIVQGPGDDLLANRDVQRAYLGRDVGE
- a CDS encoding ABC transporter ATP-binding protein; translation: MAFLEIDNLCRSFGGLKAVNKVGFTMERGMIKAVIGPNGAGKTTLFNLIAGNLATDSGTVLFDGRTIQNKRPFQIARRGLSRTYQNIKLFHGMTALENVMVGRHIRSRAGFIAGMLNLPRTWREEREILEKSMELLEFMGIADQADTEVTNLAFGQQRAVEFARALATEPSLLLLDEPAAGLNIYETAEIGAMISAIRNQGVTVLLVEHDMSLVMDISDEVVVLSFGRKIAEGLPGSIQQNPEVIRVYLGEEE
- a CDS encoding branched-chain amino acid ABC transporter permease gives rise to the protein MHGFKRYIPVAMLLVVVITVQLATQLTGTAYYLTQLTMSAYYSLVVIGLCVVMGYAGQLSLGHAGFFAIGGYLAASLTTHNLIAMQDQPLVALLDRLGILVSRQGLYGDSLLTVHPWPACIIAILAAMVIAFALGGPVLKLKGHYLAMATLGFGIIIFRIALASPYFGEADGISEVPGFFVFPGVEVSGSFKARVFNYYIAWGILIICMVLLLNLIHSRVGRALRSIHGAEEAANAMGVNTARYKLYTFVLSAAFAALGGVFLTHYNGGIGPSEAGVMKSVRYVAIVAVGGMANLWGAMIMGVVLNFLSLRGVFGSYDDAVFGVILILIMLFAPEGILRLHLLARVKALAGRGK
- a CDS encoding branched-chain amino acid ABC transporter permease, producing MNLELFSQYLFAGITYGIIYAIVAIGFNIIYNTTGIINFAQGEFVMLGGMIAISLDQFMPLLPAIILAVIATMLIGALIEIFFIRWLESPSVLRMIIITIGLSILVREAALHIWGESVRSLPYFVGNEVTSISILGSRISPQVLWVIGVCSVMVAGLSLFFKLSSLGREMRACAANRRAAILCGINPKNMVTLSFMLSAGIGAVAGCVMSPITYTQYEMGPGLAIKGFTVAIIGGLGNSMAAVAAGLLLGIIESFSISVLPLAFQDAIATSILLLILFVRPHGLFGCSEAASLKEF
- a CDS encoding ABC transporter substrate-binding protein, giving the protein MKGKLHTNLLAIFVCCAAVVAFMLPGQALAKTIKIGAILAVTGGASFLGGPEARTLEMMVEEINANGGINGDKIDLIIKDSGANPEKAISFTKQLIEEDKVFAILGPSTSGESMKMKNIVEQAKTIMISCGAAEVIVNPVAKYVFKTPQKDSFAVKKIFMEMQKMGINKIAVVVGNTGFGKAGKGQLEKLAPEFGIKVVVSEVYDKKATDLSALVAKLMAHKDVQAVINWSIVPAQAIVAKNMRQAGWDVPLFQSHGFGNIKYVQAAGAAAEGIIFPAGRLLVVDSLPDDNPQKALLTKYKHDYESRYNEAASTFGGHAYDALTILVAAIKKAGSDDPAKVRDAIENLQGLAGTGGVFNFSAEDHNGLGMDSFEMLTVKDGKFVIYH
- a CDS encoding ACT domain-containing protein → MKVEQIAVFLENRSGRLADISQTLADHDINIRALSLADTADFGILRLVVDDPARARRILKENGFTVAVAEVVAVEVVDRPGGLGAVLQVIKQAGLNVEYMYAVITHGKDKALLIFRFDELDRAINALLKADIRILSADEVYSV
- a CDS encoding phenylacetate--CoA ligase, whose product is MIWNEEYETMPREDLAALQLRRLQAQVERVYAVVPYYRAKMEAAGVEPGEIKTLADIKRLPFTTKEDLRKNYPFGLFTVPLERVVRIHASSGTTGQPTVVGYTRRDIGIWAELMARTLSAAGVGRGDVVQNAYGYGLFTGGLGAHYGAEKIGAAVIPISGGNTKRQITLMRDFGSTVLLSTPSYALNIADTMADMGVDPKSLKLRVGVFGAEPWSENMRDEIERKLHIKAIDIYGLSEIIGPGVAAECIEEQKGLHLMEDHFLPEIVDPDTFEPLPPGEDGELVFTTITKEAFPVIRYRTKDISRLIAEPCTCGRTFFRMPKVTGRTDDMLIIRGVNVFPSQVEHVLMSIDGVEPHYQIEVNREGSLDTMRILVEVSEAIFSDEIKQLEGVSRKIENEIKGMLGVTCRVKLVEPKTIQRSEGKAQRVIDNRNI
- a CDS encoding indolepyruvate oxidoreductase subunit beta, with the protein product MDTSGNILFCGVGGQGILLASEITAHVLLATGLDVKKSEVHGMAQRGGSVEAHLRFGKKVYSPLIEPGTVDILVAFEQLEAVRYLPYLHKKSRVIVNTQKILPPAVATGKLAYPGDSLAQLEQRGLAVVPVDGFALAKEAGEIRAANVVLVGAMSVFMPVAEQEFVKVIEKRVPPRFREANMKAFQKGRRAGGK
- the iorA gene encoding indolepyruvate ferredoxin oxidoreductase subunit alpha, translating into MTQKKTVEDRLWFSGNEAIALGAHEAGVKVASGYPGTPSTEILENLTRYDDVYTEWAPNEKVALEVVIGASFAGVRAMATMKHVGLNVAADPLFTASYTGGRGGLVVIVADDPTMHSSQNEQDSRNYAFSAKLPMLEPSDPAEAKEFLHLAFAVSEQFDTPVLLRTCTRIAHVKGVVRPEPARTLPAAEPGIEKMPAKFVMLPANARQRRVVIGERQRQLARFAEQFEENRVEWGDKQKGFITSGVSYLYVKEAFPEASVLKLGMVQPLPEKMIRDFARQVETLYVVEELDPFIELQIKAMGISCHGKDLIPAIGELNVALVRQAISNEPGRVEFEPVPVMPRPPNMCAGCPHRGLFYCLSRMGVFVSGDIGCYTLGFLPPLSAMDSCVCMGASIGVAHGMAKALGADGQGKVVAVIGDSTFIHSGITGLINMVYNKDFGTVVILDNRITAMTGHQPNPASGATLMGEPANAIDFEQLCRAVGVKHVQTVNPHDLKATRAALKEEIERPEVSVVITRAPCVLIPAEKKRKKYPYGTIIAKCTGCGVCIRLGCPAIQWTPLTPAEAKERGYKEKQKGFSQISEEVCNGCGQCVALCKFEAIAREEN